From Streptomyces sp. 6-11-2, one genomic window encodes:
- the aspA gene encoding aspartate ammonia-lyase, with protein sequence MTAAAHRSEHDLLGHRDVPAEAYWGIHSLRAKENFPITGTPISAYPHLIDALAAVKEAAALANEELGLLEPRKAAAIVEACREIRDGKLHDEFVVDVIQGGAGTSTNMNANEVVANRALELLGHAKGEYQHLHPNEDVNLGQSTNDVYPTAVKIATVFAVRGLLKAMAVLQDAFAGKAVEFRDVLKMGRTQLQDAVPMTLGQEFSAFAVMLDEDRLRLAEAVELIHEINLGATAIGTGLNAPAGYAESARRHLAEITGLPLVTAANLVEATQDCGAFVQMSGVLKRIAVKLSKSCNDLRLLSSGPRAGLGEINLPPVQAGSSIMPGKVNPVIPEVVNQVAFEVIGNDVTITMAAEAGQLQLNAFEPVILHSLSESITHLEHACLTLAERCVAGITANTAQLRTAVENSIGLVTALNPYIGYEAATGIAKEALATGRGVAELVLEKGLLPAERLESLLRPEVLAGSGSPEV encoded by the coding sequence ATGACCGCCGCAGCCCACCGCAGCGAGCACGACCTGCTCGGCCACCGCGACGTACCCGCCGAGGCGTACTGGGGCATCCACTCCCTGCGCGCCAAGGAGAACTTCCCCATCACGGGGACGCCGATCTCCGCCTACCCGCACCTGATCGACGCCCTCGCCGCCGTCAAGGAGGCCGCCGCCCTCGCCAACGAGGAACTCGGCCTCCTGGAGCCGCGGAAGGCCGCCGCCATCGTCGAGGCCTGCCGCGAGATCCGCGACGGCAAGCTGCACGACGAGTTCGTCGTCGACGTCATCCAGGGCGGCGCCGGCACCTCCACCAACATGAACGCCAACGAGGTCGTCGCCAACCGCGCGCTGGAACTGCTCGGCCACGCCAAGGGCGAGTACCAGCACCTGCACCCCAACGAGGACGTCAACCTCGGCCAGTCCACGAACGACGTCTACCCGACCGCCGTGAAGATCGCCACGGTGTTCGCCGTACGTGGCCTGCTCAAGGCGATGGCGGTACTCCAGGACGCCTTCGCCGGGAAGGCCGTCGAGTTCCGCGACGTACTCAAGATGGGCCGCACCCAGCTCCAGGACGCCGTGCCGATGACGCTGGGGCAGGAGTTCTCCGCGTTCGCGGTCATGCTCGACGAGGACCGTCTCCGGCTCGCGGAGGCCGTCGAACTGATCCACGAGATCAACCTGGGCGCCACGGCGATCGGCACCGGTCTCAACGCCCCCGCCGGATACGCCGAGTCGGCCCGCCGCCACCTCGCCGAGATCACCGGCCTGCCGCTGGTGACGGCCGCCAACCTGGTGGAGGCCACCCAGGACTGCGGTGCCTTCGTGCAGATGTCCGGCGTGCTCAAGCGGATCGCCGTCAAGCTCTCCAAGAGCTGCAACGACCTGCGCCTGCTGTCGTCCGGGCCGCGCGCGGGCCTGGGCGAGATCAACCTGCCGCCGGTGCAGGCCGGTTCGAGCATCATGCCCGGCAAGGTCAACCCGGTGATCCCCGAGGTCGTCAACCAGGTCGCCTTCGAGGTGATCGGCAACGACGTGACCATCACCATGGCCGCCGAGGCCGGTCAGCTCCAGCTGAACGCCTTCGAGCCGGTCATCCTGCACTCCCTCTCCGAGAGCATCACGCACCTGGAGCACGCCTGCCTGACCCTCGCCGAGCGGTGCGTGGCCGGCATCACGGCCAACACGGCGCAGCTGCGGACCGCGGTGGAGAACTCCATCGGTCTGGTCACCGCCCTCAACCCGTACATCGGGTACGAGGCGGCCACCGGCATCGCCAAGGAGGCCCTGGCCACCGGCCGCGGCGTCGCCGAACTCGTCCTGGAGAAGGGCCTGCTCCCGGCCGAACGCCTTGAGTCACTGCTGCGGCCCGAGGTGCTCGCGGGCAGCGGATCGCCGGAGGTCTGA
- the mptB gene encoding polyprenol phosphomannose-dependent alpha 1,6 mannosyltransferase MptB: MAFPVDLRRCQALGLAGTAFLALGGQTAGALPVADLVSPESGRAALGLVGVYFGVVLLIAAWALLGRVIRGPEPPTPRALLLVLAVWAAPLLLAPPLFSRDVYSYLAQGAMVDAHLDVYRHGPAQLGGPLAAEVAPVWRDTATPYGPVFLAVASALSGLTRGELPAGLIGMRLVALLGVALMAVALPRLARQCGADPAAALWLGALNPLVLLHLVAGAHNDAIMLGLLGIGLLAARGRLHVLGVVLITLAALVKAPAALGLLAVIALRRHTGLARAVATTTAVALATTVVATALAGTGYGWIAALRTPVSPHNWSPTSVLGGVTGDVLAQLGSGLAPLATPVWHAAGLLATTAAVLFIWLRLRPGPIYALGLSLAAVAVLGPAIRPWYALWGLFLIAAAAPSASVRHRVAAATAVLALAVLPSGDPPDLAQVALAVSGGALALVVLWQAHQTAQAPVLGGTA; this comes from the coding sequence ATGGCTTTCCCCGTCGATCTCCGCCGCTGCCAGGCCCTCGGCCTGGCCGGTACCGCCTTCCTCGCGTTGGGCGGTCAGACCGCCGGGGCCCTGCCGGTCGCGGATCTGGTCTCTCCCGAGTCCGGACGCGCCGCGCTCGGACTGGTGGGGGTGTACTTCGGGGTCGTTCTGCTGATCGCCGCGTGGGCGCTGCTCGGCCGGGTGATCCGCGGCCCCGAGCCGCCCACGCCCCGCGCCCTGCTGCTCGTCCTGGCCGTGTGGGCGGCGCCGCTGCTGCTGGCGCCGCCGCTGTTCAGCCGGGACGTGTACAGCTATCTCGCGCAGGGCGCCATGGTCGACGCCCATCTCGACGTGTACAGGCACGGGCCGGCGCAACTCGGCGGACCGCTCGCGGCCGAGGTCGCGCCGGTGTGGCGGGACACCGCGACCCCGTACGGTCCGGTCTTCCTCGCCGTCGCCTCCGCTCTTTCCGGTCTGACCCGCGGGGAGCTGCCGGCCGGCCTGATCGGCATGCGGCTGGTCGCACTGCTCGGTGTGGCCCTCATGGCCGTCGCACTGCCCCGGCTCGCCCGGCAGTGCGGCGCCGATCCCGCCGCCGCGCTGTGGCTCGGCGCCCTCAACCCGCTGGTGCTGCTGCACCTGGTCGCCGGCGCCCACAACGACGCCATCATGCTGGGGCTGCTCGGCATCGGACTGCTCGCCGCCCGCGGCCGCCTGCACGTCCTCGGTGTCGTCCTGATCACGCTCGCCGCGCTGGTGAAGGCACCGGCCGCGCTCGGCCTGCTGGCCGTGATCGCGCTGCGCAGGCACACCGGACTGGCACGCGCGGTGGCGACGACCACCGCGGTCGCGCTCGCCACCACGGTCGTGGCAACCGCCCTCGCGGGCACGGGATACGGCTGGATCGCGGCCCTGCGAACACCGGTCTCCCCGCACAACTGGTCGCCCACCAGCGTCCTGGGCGGGGTCACGGGCGACGTCCTCGCACAGCTGGGCAGCGGCCTCGCGCCCCTCGCCACCCCGGTCTGGCACGCGGCGGGACTTCTCGCGACCACGGCCGCCGTGCTGTTCATCTGGCTCCGGCTGCGCCCCGGCCCGATCTACGCGCTCGGCCTGAGCCTCGCCGCCGTGGCCGTCCTCGGTCCGGCGATCCGGCCCTGGTACGCCCTGTGGGGCCTGTTCCTCATCGCCGCCGCCGCGCCCAGCGCCTCCGTCCGCCACCGGGTGGCCGCCGCGACCGCCGTCCTCGCGCTCGCCGTACTGCCGAGCGGCGACCCGCCGGACCTCGCCCAGGTGGCCCTGGCGGTCTCCGGAGGCGCGCTCGCCCTGGTCGTCCTGTGGCAGGCCCACCAGACGGCTCAGGCACCGGTGCTGGGAGGAACCGCGTGA
- a CDS encoding FadR/GntR family transcriptional regulator, translating into MEAVLGHLRGAIERGDYAIGDKLPSEAELCRTLEVSRPVLREALRALQTMGLTVSRTGKGTFVVADAVEDPTFGDYAASDLLEVRRHVEIPVAGYAARRRTAENLDHLAHLLDRMEQETDTTAWVAMDTVFHLAVAEAAQNPVFRRVIEEIRDALARQSAFLNELGGRREQSNREHRAIVEALIDGTEHDAVQAMTHHLDRVETTLTDIMRPTRTDAPTEDGPEA; encoded by the coding sequence ATGGAAGCGGTGCTCGGCCACCTTCGCGGCGCCATCGAGCGCGGTGACTACGCCATCGGCGACAAGCTCCCCTCGGAGGCGGAGCTGTGCCGCACCCTGGAGGTCAGCCGGCCCGTGCTGCGGGAGGCCCTGCGGGCCCTGCAGACGATGGGGCTCACGGTCTCCAGGACCGGCAAGGGCACCTTCGTCGTCGCCGACGCCGTCGAGGACCCCACCTTCGGCGACTACGCGGCCAGCGACCTCCTGGAGGTGCGCCGCCACGTCGAGATCCCGGTCGCCGGGTACGCGGCGCGGCGGCGCACCGCCGAGAACCTCGACCACCTGGCCCACCTCCTGGACCGGATGGAGCAGGAGACGGACACCACCGCCTGGGTCGCGATGGACACCGTCTTCCACCTGGCCGTGGCCGAAGCCGCCCAGAACCCGGTCTTCCGGCGGGTGATCGAGGAGATCCGGGACGCGCTGGCCCGCCAGTCCGCCTTCCTCAACGAACTCGGCGGCCGACGCGAGCAGTCCAACCGCGAGCACCGGGCGATCGTCGAGGCACTGATCGACGGTACCGAGCACGACGCGGTGCAGGCCATGACCCACCATCTCGACCGCGTCGAGACGACCCTCACCGACATCATGCGCCCGACCCGCACGGACGCCCCCACCGAAGACGGACCCGAGGCATGA
- a CDS encoding asparaginase produces MYGSSVAEAPVIREPLHAPVAHLVRGGVVEGIHYGSVVVLGADGAVELQLGDIEAAFYPRSALKPVQAVAMLRAGLPLDGELLSLTAASHSGEERHLTGTRRILELAGVTEDDLRNVPDLPYDPVVRDAWVREGRLPSRLAQNCSGKHAAMLYTCRLNDWPLEDYLDPGHPLQRAVAEAVEDLTGQAIARVTVDGCGAPLFAVSLHGLARAAARITTAPADTPETRVADAMREHAETASGSGRDVAALMRAVPGLLAKDGFEGVQVAALPDGRAVAVKIADGANRARVPVAAAALARAGVDPAALAEFAGEPLLGGGRPVGSVRPTRALDPAPGTRLRSGGGGPHSRTSA; encoded by the coding sequence ATGTACGGAAGCTCGGTGGCCGAGGCCCCTGTGATCCGGGAGCCCCTGCACGCCCCCGTCGCCCACCTCGTCCGCGGCGGGGTCGTCGAGGGCATCCACTACGGCTCGGTCGTCGTCCTCGGCGCCGACGGAGCCGTGGAGCTGCAACTCGGCGACATCGAGGCCGCCTTCTACCCGCGCTCGGCGCTCAAGCCGGTCCAGGCGGTGGCGATGCTCCGGGCCGGGCTGCCGCTCGACGGGGAACTGCTGTCGCTGACCGCGGCCAGCCACTCCGGGGAGGAGCGGCACCTGACCGGCACCCGGCGCATCCTGGAGCTGGCCGGAGTCACCGAGGACGACCTGCGCAACGTCCCCGACCTGCCGTACGACCCGGTCGTCCGCGACGCCTGGGTGCGCGAGGGGCGCCTGCCGTCCCGGCTCGCGCAGAACTGCTCCGGCAAGCACGCGGCCATGCTCTACACCTGCCGCCTCAACGACTGGCCGCTGGAGGACTACCTCGACCCGGGCCACCCGCTGCAGCGGGCCGTCGCCGAGGCCGTCGAGGACCTCACCGGGCAGGCGATCGCCCGCGTGACCGTCGACGGCTGCGGAGCGCCGCTGTTCGCCGTCTCGCTGCACGGGCTCGCGCGCGCCGCGGCCCGGATCACCACCGCGCCGGCCGACACCCCCGAGACGCGGGTGGCGGACGCCATGCGCGAGCACGCCGAGACGGCCTCCGGCTCCGGGCGCGACGTCGCCGCGCTGATGCGCGCCGTGCCCGGGCTGCTCGCCAAGGACGGCTTCGAGGGCGTCCAGGTCGCCGCGCTGCCGGACGGCCGGGCCGTCGCCGTGAAGATCGCCGACGGAGCGAACCGGGCGCGCGTCCCGGTCGCCGCCGCGGCCCTCGCCCGGGCCGGGGTCGACCCGGCCGCGCTCGCCGAGTTCGCCGGGGAGCCTCTGCTCGGCGGCGGCCGACCGGTCGGCAGCGTCCGCCCCACCCGCGCGCTCGATCCCGCCCCGGGCACCCGGCTCCGCTCGGGCGGGGGCGGCCCCCACTCCCGAACGTCCGCCTGA